The Drosophila sechellia strain sech25 chromosome 2R, ASM438219v1, whole genome shotgun sequence nucleotide sequence AGCAGTTACAAGGTCGATGGCGAGAACGACAATTGCGGGGCGACCTTGGCCGCTGTAAATCTGAATGTCCTTCCCGATGAGATACTGGAGTTCATTTTCACCTACCTGCCACCCTACGGCGACTTGGAGCACTGCAGCCTGGTGTGCAAGCGATGGCACGCCATTGTGAAGAGTGGGTATCTGAAAGTGCGAACATAATACAACTTAACTATCTTCTTATCCTTTGCAGACCTTGTGCGCCGTTCCAAGCACAATCTGGAGAAGGGCCTCATCGACTTTCGACTGCGCTGGGAGGTGTTTTCCCAGCAGACAGTCAATGGCGGAGCTGGAGCACCATTATCCTTTATTGCGGGACGATTTGCTCACTCGGCTGTGCGGCAAGACAACTCCATGTTCGTGTTCGGCGGCGGCTCCTCCTCGGACACCACCTTCAACGATCTGTGGCGCTTTGACTTGACGCACATGCGGTGGGCGCGGCCAGTGGCCACAGGAACCTATCCCTCGCCCAAGGGCAGTGCATCAATGGTGGCGTGGAGGGACCAGCTGATACTCTTTGGCGGATGGCGATACCCCTCGCTTCATCCGCCCTACCAACCATGGTGTTTATTTGACGAGCTGCACTACTACGATCTTGGAAAGAACCGCTGGCTGCTGCGAAGCTCCCTATCTTCCCCACCACCGATGGCTGGACACTCGGCCACGGTACATGGCGATCGGATGGTAGTTTTTGGCGGTTACCAGATCAAAGACGATTTCAATGTGAACTCGAACGACACATGGGTACTGGATCTGCCGGAGCAGCGCTGGTGGCAGCCACTCTTTGTGGGCAACACGCGGCCCAGTCCGAGATACGGACAAATCCAAGTGGAGTTGGGAAAGAATCACCTGCTGATCGTGGGAGGATGTGGCGGTGCCAATCGGGTGTACACTGATGCCTGGCTGCTGGACATGACCAGGGATGTATGGAGCTGGAAGTCTATTGCTGTGCGCAACAAGCGTTTTGGAGCCGTCCACATGTGGTGCAATCCCGGTTGCAAGGTCAACAACTACCTGGTGGTCGTGGGCCCATCGCCCAACATGCCGCAGGACTTCCAAATGATGAAGCAGAGCAGAGTCCCAGTCGTTGGAGGACGTGGACCTCCGCCGCCGAATCCTCTTCAAAATGTACCTCCAAGGGGATACCGGATACCAGTTCCGGATCGTCGACTAGGTGGAGGACTTGGTGGACCTGGCCAAAATCGTGGAGGAAACATCCGTCCTGGAGTGggaggtgcagcagcagcactggGTCCTCAAGAACAGTATTTGGCAAACCGAAGAGCAATTCTTAATCAACACATGCAGCAAGCTCAGCAATTCCTGCACAACAGCAATGtgaacaataataacaataattaccAACCGCGCTCGGGAAGATTGAGTGATCTGCATGCCCCGCCTGctccggctgctgctgcttctcctcCATCCCCGCCAGTGCGACCAAATGCTCCGCCATCTCCTGCCGACGGCGATGTGGACGCCGCACAGCGCTTGCAAAGAAATTTAGCTCTAAGGTGTCGTGATAATGAACCTAGGCTACCAAAACGTTTCGATGAGCTCTATGAGGTGAGTGTTTTTAAGTGCTCGTATCATGACACTCTAActtattttctgttttaaaAGGATCCCTTTCGAATGGCCGCCTTCAATGTGCCCACACGATCGAGGAGTGCTTCGCGGGATCACAACGAGCGAATACGACGTATGGAGGAGAAGATGAACGCCATTCGCAATTCGCGACGCAGCGCACCTGCGGCCGCCCAAGTGGAACCACAACCGCTACGCGCACCCTCTCCCAAACGATTGCGCTGCAATGTGCAATCCCTGTTCGTGTGTGACATCTCCGGCATTTTGGACAGCAGCGAACCCGCCCTCGAGTGGGTGGAATACAAAAACTTCGGAGTGCTCAAGGGTGCTCCGGATCGGCTAATCCTCTCGAGCCTCATTGCTGGCAACGGCGAGCTCATCCTCTTCGGGGGCGTGCACAAGGAGACACTAACGGACATCACACACCATGTGTCCAATTCCATACACTTCCTGAGTGTGCCACGTGATATTATCTAAGCTCTGAACCGACGCCCGTCCTAGTCCAAAGTTACTCGGATAGCACTCTGTTGCTGGTAACCCCACTTCCCAAATCCCTCAAAGTTCGGCGTTAGAGGTTCATTTAGGCATTAAATTGAGTGTAATGAAGAATACGTTTTATGATTATAAACTATTATTTACTAGTGGATCTCCAACGATTGGCTTTAATTTTTGCTTTCCAGCTCTTTTATTAGGTCGTAAGCATGTTGGAAACGCATATCACAGAAGTCATCTTGGCATGCTACACACTGCtccaggagcagctgcagctttTCGTTGTCCAAATTCTTAAGCAATGAATCCCTTAGCAGAAGGCATGCCTGGTAGATATTGGCATCCAGCTGGTGGCCGGAGCAGAAAGCCGAGACATCAAATGTGAAGCCCTCGCCGGCCAGCGGTTCGTACTTTTCGGCTTGTCCTGCCATgctagaagcgtccaccaggACCACGGAGTCCAAATCAATGAGGTACACCTTCTTGGTTTCTTCGTCGTAAGCCAAATTATCGGCCGTGAAATCGGTTAAAATAATGCGAAAGTCCGCGAAGCCAAAAGTCAGCTTGAGGGAGAGCTGGATTAACTGAAGGGCCAGCTCCAAACGCAAACCTTCTTCGGCATTGACGTAATGAGCTAATGTGCGTCCAGCGTATGATTGAAAATGTGTCAGTCCGCAGGAGGCGTATGGGGTAGGCACTGGAAAGCCCTGAAGATGTAGTTCCTGCATGAGCAGCGGACTGACGTAGTGCATCATGTAGAACCATACACTGGTAGAACCATACACATGTCCACGCTGCTCCAAATACGAAACGAAGCGGGGTTCCCTTGCCAGAGTTCGGCAGAGATGAAAACCACCAGGACGCTCCTCTAGTTCATAGAAAGCtcttttcacat carries:
- the LOC6615491 gene encoding F-box only protein 42 — translated: MDASSYKVDGENDNCGATLAAVNLNVLPDEILEFIFTYLPPYGDLEHCSLVCKRWHAIVKNLVRRSKHNLEKGLIDFRLRWEVFSQQTVNGGAGAPLSFIAGRFAHSAVRQDNSMFVFGGGSSSDTTFNDLWRFDLTHMRWARPVATGTYPSPKGSASMVAWRDQLILFGGWRYPSLHPPYQPWCLFDELHYYDLGKNRWLLRSSLSSPPPMAGHSATVHGDRMVVFGGYQIKDDFNVNSNDTWVLDLPEQRWWQPLFVGNTRPSPRYGQIQVELGKNHLLIVGGCGGANRVYTDAWLLDMTRDVWSWKSIAVRNKRFGAVHMWCNPGCKVNNYLVVVGPSPNMPQDFQMMKQSRVPVVGGRGPPPPNPLQNVPPRGYRIPVPDRRLGGGLGGPGQNRGGNIRPGVGGAAAALGPQEQYLANRRAILNQHMQQAQQFLHNSNVNNNNNNYQPRSGRLSDLHAPPAPAAAASPPSPPVRPNAPPSPADGDVDAAQRLQRNLALRCRDNEPRLPKRFDELYEDPFRMAAFNVPTRSRSASRDHNERIRRMEEKMNAIRNSRRSAPAAAQVEPQPLRAPSPKRLRCNVQSLFVCDISGILDSSEPALEWVEYKNFGVLKGAPDRLILSSLIAGNGELILFGGVHKETLTDITHHVSNSIHFLSVPRDII
- the LOC6615492 gene encoding uncharacterized protein LOC6615492 is translated as MHLSYGQLKVVLILALLQELQVKTQREVFQELFEKDLRLCPDCFVGQKEQCGEIFQKIAEPSDWSRLVKAISLLVDRRAIHYLRLKDQDQAVQLVAKRKIINAHSYQMKNVKRAFYELEERPGGFHLCRTLAREPRFVSYLEQRGHVYGSTSVWFYMMHYVSPLLMQELHLQGFPVPTPYASCGLTHFQSYAGRTLAHYVNAEEGLRLELALQLIQLSLKLTFGFADFRIILTDFTADNLAYDEETKKVYLIDLDSVVLVDASSMAGQAEKYEPLAGEGFTFDVSAFCSGHQLDANIYQACLLLRDSLLKNLDNEKLQLLLEQCVACQDDFCDMRFQHAYDLIKELESKN